The following proteins are co-located in the Eublepharis macularius isolate TG4126 chromosome 5, MPM_Emac_v1.0, whole genome shotgun sequence genome:
- the LOC129330461 gene encoding iroquois-class homeodomain protein IRX-3-like → MAKKTVCSAGLELLPEVRGQEEGLGAEHPHSSAGCPWRSAALFDPEEEAARLRCQLQRSIRQAPAGSGPPLLAARPRQDGASEGQPGAAGAQVGGGGGPSGAPAGNCGGPGGGGRASARHSPELGAGIPRGSALEAGRSLGGGAALFLAQARAERRRPARPALTAALCAPQVSAPGPPLRPLARPGGPEDDPWRARAAAPRESAAALKAWLGRHRTNPYPSKGEKLLLGLASGMSPAQVSTWFANARRRLKKEPRAGPAAPQARAQPQAPPQAPPTAREAEIWRPAELPAGAREQGGTALPP, encoded by the exons ATGGCAAAGAAAACAGTTTGCTCTGCGGGGTTAGAACTTTTGCCAGAAGTGCGGGGGCAGGAGGAGGGCCTGGGAGCAGAGCACCCG CACAGCTCCGCTGGCTGCCCCTGGAGATCTGCCGCCCTGTTTGACCCGGAGGAGGAGGCTGCCCGCCTCCGCTGCCAGCTTCAGCGAAGCATCCGACAAGCCCCGGCGGGCTCGGGTCCTCCTCTTCTGGCAGCGCGGCCGCGGCAGGACGGAGCCAGCGAAGGGCAGCCAGGCGCTGCGGGtgcacaggtggggggggggggcggccccAGCGGAGCTCCGGCTGGGAACTGCGGGGGGCCGGGCGGGGGCGGCAGGGCAAGCGCCAGGCACAGCCCCGAACTTGGGGCCGGGATCCCGCGAGGGAGCGCCCTGGAAGCCGGCAGAagcctcggggggggggcggcccTTTTCCTTGCGCAGGCGAGAGCGGAAAGGcggcgcccggcccggcccgcgcTGACGGCCGCTCTTTGTGCCCCGCAGGTCTCGGCGCCCGGCCCGCCGCTGCGCCCCTTGGCCCGGCCCGGCGGCCCCGAGGACGACCCGTGGCGGGCCAGGGCGGCGGCCCCGCGGGAGAGCGCGGCGGCGCTGAAGGCCTGGCTGGGCCGCCACCGGACGAACCCCTACCCGAGCAAGGGCGAGaagctgctgctgggcctggccagcGGCATGAGCCCGGCCCAGGTCTCCACCTGGTTCGCCAACGCCCGACGCCGCCTCAAGAAGGAGCCCCGCGCCGGCCCCGCCGCGCCCCAGGCCCGGGCCCAGCCCCAGGCCCCGCCCCAGGCCCCGCCGACGGCCCGCGAGGCCGAGATCTGGCGCCCGGCTGAGCTGCCCGCCGGCGCCCGGGAGCAGGGCGGCACGGCGCTCCCGCCCTAG